aagacctctgctatttcaaaaaattcctctcatatttcatcatgaaattttttagaggtacggatcctagcacttctaTGCACAGCCGAAACTGGATAAACCTTCCGTTTCCACTTCCGCTTAGGCTTATACGGATCCACCTGCCGGTCCTCACAACCGGGCTCTGGGGATTTAGCCTCTGGAACATCTACATGGCTCGAAGCCATAGGGGAATCGAGTCCCTCAGCCTCCTCTAACTCAAGGGCCAGATCCGCACAAAAACTATCAAGAGCCCTAACTCCCAACGCATCTATGTCGTGATCATTCATGGGTTTAACACCTGATATGTTACGAATCATCTCCAAAGCGCGCTCCGCTTCAAGATCGAGAATATCATTAACGGATTTATTGATTTCAGTACTATTACTACCTAGGGAGACCCCTAATTGATTTGCATTGTGGACAATCTCATCATTGAAAAAATGCAAAATCGAATTAGACATATTGacagacataccagtagtgacctcaatgtcatgaagcttggccgcccgcaAAGCGCACCTTAGCTGCATGTCGTCCACATCCGGATGCTCCTGGAGACGGCTGCTTATCCGCCGCCCCTCAGAAACAGGATCTGGGATCCCGTCAAAAGCTATGACCTCCTCCCTCGTGGCCCTGTTATGGGTAAGACCGCCTGCCTGACCCCCAACAAAACTCAACTGAACTGGATCAGCTGAAAGATCACCAAGAGTCCTTGAAGCCTCACGCGGCCTTGGCCGGTGTCCGGATCCCGGATACGCCACAGGATCCCCACCAACCACTGGCGCAACACCAGGACCCATGAAAGCACCTGAGACGGGCGATGCCACAAGAGAAGGTCGGCGCGGCGAAGCAGTGGGAGGCCCCTGGCAAACTTCTTCGTCGTCTCTTTTGGCAAAGCTTAATTCTAGCCGGTGGATGATTTGGATGTCAGGAGATGCGTCCACATATTGTCTGAGTGCAGCGTTTTGGCGCTAGGCTCCATGGAGCTGTTTTTTCTTTTTGAAACATTAAAAAATTCAATGACTAAATCAAACTGATTTTTTTTCCACATTGACATATGGatgtatactactccctccgtttcgaattatTTCTCGCAAgtttgaatgtatctagatgtattttagttctaaatacatccatttctgtgacgagtaatttagaacggagggagtacatgtgtgtaaaatttcatgcAAAAATACATTTGATTCACGAGCTACACAAAAAGTGAAAATCGTTGGTTTTATATATGCACTGTTCACTGTTTCAAACTCATCAATTTGTTTTTTGTGTAAATCGCCCGTCAACGTATTTTTTCATGAAAAATTGCATACACACAGTATACATCCGTGTGATACCGCGGATTCTTTTTCAGAATTTTCGAAGCATTAAAACATGGAGCCCATGGAGGCCTAGCACCACAAGGCATTTCCGCCAATTTTGTCAACTTTCAAGATTGAGACAGACTATATTTTATTATTCACACGTCCCTTTCACTGGGATATTATATTCATGGTTAGCTGGGTGGAGGGTTTTCTATGATTGAACTACTGACCGTAAATTAACAGGATCTATTGATAAAAAAAATGTtacatgtgtgtaaaatttcatgcGAAAATACATTTGATTCGCGAGCTACACAAAAAGTGAAAATCGTTGGTTTTATATGTGCACTGTTCACTGTTTTAAACTCATCAATTTGTTTTTTGTGTAAATCGCCCATCAACGTATTTTTTCATGAAAATTTGCATACACACAGTATACATCCGTATGATACCGCGGATTCTTTTTCAGAATTTTCGAAGCATTAAAACATGGAGCCCATGGAGGCCTAGCACCACAAGGCATTTCTGCCAATTTTGTCAACTTTCAAGATTGAGACAGACTATATTTTATTATTCACACGTCCCTTTCACTGGGATATTATATTCATGGTTAGCTGGATGGAGGGTTCTCTATGATTGAACTATTGACCGTAAATTAACAGGATCTATTGATAAAAAAATGTTATATTAATGTGAGTCCACATACATTCTAGCATTTTATTTGTTTTATCTGGCTTAAGAAAGAAAGTTGTCGCTTACCCTGGCTTTGAACTTTGAGACATGTATTTGTTTGTCGTGTCAGATACATTGTGATCACCAACCGGTGGCTCTCTGCTTCCCTGCAGATAGCACCATAAAATCAAGTTCATTTTACCCAGACTGGTTTTCGGTGCAGAAAAAGTGGATATATTTATTTGGGAAGTTAGTTTAATAAATTTCAGCTATTTGTTCAAATCTTTGGATGCTTATAAGCAAACAGTGTTGTATCTTATACGGAGTATGTGACAGTGGGGGAGCTTGGAACAAAATCAACGAGTGGCCAACAATGATTGTTAGCTGACTTAAGCTGTAATTTTGATATTTAATTAGTAAAGAAGCTTGACATTTTTGTTGGAAAAGAAGGATAAACCCcctgcctctgcatctggacgatgcatgtggACAACTTATTAATTATTCACAGAGACCATACAAAATAATACATCAGCGAGTCTGAAGCGACCATCTAGGCAACACCTGTTGCTACTACTATCCCATTGATAAAGGTGTGCCGAATATCCGGATCTAATACCAAACGGCCATTGTACCAAACCCTAACATCTAAAGCTGTATGCCCCAGCCCAGCCACACACCGGGACTGGGTCCCATATCGGACCGACGCACTCTCGGAGGctgccgccgccatcttccaccgGTCCATCTTCAGAGCATCAACGGACCCATCGACCTTGCCtggcctgccgtcgacgccaccacaacGCCGGACAACCCCATCATCCTGCACGAATCCGTCCACACGCCATGGAGATGAGGGCCGCCGTCGGCCTTGCGCTCGATGAGACACCGCTCTTCCGCTTGTCCCGTCCAACTAGAGCTTGCTCCAAAATGATGCCCTCAGGAGTCAGGAGGGACAACGGCATCAAAGGTACCATCATCGTTCGATCCGgtagatccagatctagggtttcccccggagcatcacGAGTGGGGTGCCACGACCCGCAATAACGATGCCTCGAGAAGGGAACGACGTCATAGACGCAACCATCGTCCGCCATGACTGAAGTCGGCGTGATTTTCATCGAAAGCCGCGTCCCCCAACCTCGCAGCTGGCTAGAACCGAACGGAGCCTCGCCATGGAGATGAGGGCCGCCGTCAGCACGCCGGTAGGGAGCCCCCAGCCGCCCCTCACCGGTCCTCCTCGTGCCACCGGCCGTCCAAGGCTGTACCGAGACGGATCTAGACAGGACGCCAGATCCGCAGCCATCGGAGTCACCCATGTGCCCGCGGTCGCCACACCGCCGGTCATGTAGGTTCCCATCGCCAACGTGCAGCAGGGGCGTCGCCCTGACTGTCGCCCCCGGCCTCCCCGCGTGAGATGCCGCCTCCGCCTCACCGGATCTACCACGGCAACCACCCGCCCTGGATCTGCGGAGCGTGGCCCGCCGCCACCGTGGCCCTTGCCAGTGACAGCGGTGGCTGGGGATGGAGGAGCAGGGAGGGGTTGGCGGCGCGGGATCGGGGGCCCTGGCGCCGCCCGAGGGAAGGCgacgcgaggaggagggagagatgcgAGGGGAGGGGAAGGTTTCAATGTTGACTACCCCCACCATGGTTTAGTGATCGTCACCGTAGAAACTAAAGAGAAACATAAAGACTTTGTTTTAGTGATTCTGACTTTGCGCACTTCTTGAGCCTGCATATTTTTTAGCGATCATCACTGCATCTATCTTGACGATCGACTTTTTGACAACTCTACTAGAGCTGCTCTTATATTGCAGATGATCAAATCTGCTTTCTTGATAGTATACTTGATAGAAAACAATTATGTTAATTGGCCTAGTAGTGATTGTGCCATGTTACGTACTGGAGTAGAACACAGTATGGAAGGTATAGAGTGCAAGGGAAGAATTTTAGGAGTAGCACTAGTAGTAATACTAGGCAAGGCTTCTGTCAAAAAAAATTACTAGGCAAGGCATTTGCAATCACCCACCGGCCGAAATCACTGAACCTTATTAGCAATCTTCGACACAAATTAAACTCGACATGAAAGTATTTTACAATATGACCTTTTTAGCAACGCCACAGCCCGCGACGGTTCTGCCCAATTTAAAAACGCCGAGCTAGATTATGTTGCTGCTTCATATAAAAACACCAAGGTAACTCGCGTTGGATCTCCACATAGCAACGCCAAGGGCTTTGGCGTTTCTGCCCTATACGTAAACGTCATTGGTTTTGGCGTTTCATACGTGGTAGTACTCCACAGCTCCATCGGCAGGAGCATGTATTGATTAGCACAGACCGATCGGCACCCTGCTGGATAAATAAAACTAGAGTAGATAGTAAAGCTGACTGCCGGAGGGAGCAGTATCTTATGCGCCCGGCCACAACTTTGTCGACTCACACAAGCAGATCCAGTTGATTCTGCTGCTATCATCCAAACGAACGCTACAAATCAAGTGCATGTCCCACCAGGAGGTGTCTTTCTGGTGCTATTAGTACATCATGCACCATACTGTTACGTGAGCTGGGTGTGGGTAAATGCTCGATCGGAGGTGTCTTTCTGGTGCTATTAACTGGTTGGCCGTGGTCGGTGCACCGAGCTGTTCTTACTGCTACGTGAGCTTGGTGTAGGTAAATGCTCCACGGGGGGCAAATGTGTCAGCTTACGTAGACCCATGCACATACCACGCCCATGCACACATACTTCTTCACTTAGGTAGACCCATGCACACACAACGCCCATGTTTCAGCTTACCATCTGATTTTTCTTAGGACTTGTCCTAGTTAGCAGCGTTGTTGCTCGAAATATCCTGAGTCTATCTAGGACATGTCCTAAGTGTCCTCCTGTCCATCAAAATTCCTGTTGCAATGCTTCAACAATGCATTTAGGACATGCCATATGCTTAGTACGTGATGGCCATTATCCACTTTGATTTGTGACATTGCCGAAAtattttattattttctttgtagGCTCAAGGGTATTTGTACGTATATTTATAACTTGAGCTACTAGATTATTTATTGTGATTGCGACGTGGCTGGAATATTTTATCcatataaatcaaagagtgcttagATGAATAGGCCACACATGAAACGCCACTGCCAATGGTGTTTTCATATAGGGAAGAAACGCCAAAGCCCCTGGCGTTTCCATGTGAAGAAACAAACGCGAGCTTGCTTGGCGTTTTCATGTGGAGCAACAACGCGACCTAGCTCGGCGTTTCTATGTGGCTCAGAAACGCCACGGACCGTgcgttgctaaaagggtcagatcgtgaaatatTTTTCGTATCAAGTTTAGTTTATGACAAAAATTGCTGATAAGGTCATAATAGTGATTTCGGCCTCACCCCTCAGGGTACTGGGCTACTGGGGTCCATGAAAGCTCGTCCACTTCTGATATTTTCAAAGGATGGTACCATCTCTTCTACTACTGCCTTGTTTCTGTTTCCTGCTCATTTCGTCCACTATAGCTCGTTGTGAGTTGCTTTCATATATCTCTATTCGTTGCCCTGTCTTGTCTGCCTTCAAGTGGAGGAATtcgacaaccaatccattcccatccATGAAGGGGACATGCTTATGGAACGTACGGTGGTGTACGCATGATACCTGAATCTCTGACTAGTTACTGGATGAATCTCTGATATACTATTCAAACTAAATGCAACTGAATCCTTGCGCAGTTATCCTACTGCCACTTGATGCATCAACATTCAAACTTAATGCTGTTATCTAATCATGAACCATCTACGGAGGCTAGAGTGATTGGATACGTTACGCTTCTGCTATAATTATTAATGGAGTGAAAGACCTCGTCAATTGAAATGCTTTGTGATCTTCTTCAACCTCTCTCGTCTCCTGCCCTATACACTCATACAGTACCTCTTTAGGGCATCATCAAATCAGACTTTTAAACCGTCCGTAACTTTTCAGACCGCGTGTTTCAAACGTGTGTCGCGTTTTGGAAACGGGatccccagatttgcctgcctgcggcctgcaacgCGGcttcgtacggcccatcttcaccagcaaatattcaagaccctcgcgtgggGCCAGGCCTCGCAAGACGGACGACGCAAAACCTCCTCAGGGGTGGCATcgccaggctggcttgcgaggggcggagagatcaaggcaagggacacctgcgaggttcccgtgacgcaagccatgacgactggaaccAGACGGGCGTCAGCGCGCGCAGTGTCTtcgtttcttctttggtgctaaaggggcaagcgcaggcgaggagtcccgaggcatcagacaaatgtttccatatcggtgcaacaagaccaagaccagcaggacggcaagacggaggtcaccgtggagcccaagacggcgtcaccaccagagcctttggcaggcgaagaccacttttgtcaggatagctcgcactagttgtctcccttcgaatttggccgttgtgggatcccttcccgctcaatacttGGACCAGGGccattataaataggactagccaccaccaaaaAAGGGAGAGGAGAAAAAGGGAGAGGAGAAAGAGGGAGATTCCGATCTTTGAACCACGcaagcacaccaagcacaagaacacctctcctcgcgaggctgttcttcccttgtactgttcatcctcagcccaagaggcaatccaccgcatcacaccggagtagggtattacaccacaacggtggcccgaaccagtataaatcttgtgtctcatgttctttgggttcgtcgagctaggccgtgagattgtagagtgtgcgagctagagaggggagagatcttcgtccgcaccccagtgttcgaaccttttttgccggaacccgaaatccgacaacgtgTTTAGCCATCCAACAGAAAATGTATCGGTCTGTCCAATGGTCCAAACACACTTTTTCCCGTAAACCCGAGACAAACTGGGAgggggctttgcgggagtccggacaacAGCTACGTAGGACCCCATCACCCCCGACACCCCAAACCTCACCAAAATCACTCTCGAACCCCATGCCTCCATCCTTCAATTTTCTCTCCTTTCGTCATCATCTCTTGCCTTCGTCGCCGCTCCACCACCCATCCTCCCGGCCGCCCCGCCACACCCTTGCCAGAACTCTACAAGTCCTTAACCTCAAACGGTACACCCGGGCCCCACGGTGGTTCTCCTCCGCCGCCGTTCCACACCTCTCCTCTGACCACCGCACAAGAATTATCCGTTCCTACGATACTCACCATGCCCGGTGAAAGGATTGATATAATTGACTAGAGAgggtgggggtgaataggcaactaacaatttttagcttttctttaccaaattaaactttgcatcaaagtaggttgtctagatatgcaactaggtgagcaacctatataatgcaacaacaacaagcacacaagcaagcaagggatacaacacaataaaGCTTGCACAAGTGacggtgagagataaccaagagtggagccggtggagacgagggtgtgttaccgaagttccttccctttgagaggaagtacgtctccgttggagcggtgtggaggcacaatgctccccaagaagccactagggccaccgtattctcctcacgccatcacacaatgcgagatgccgtgattccactattggtgcccttggaggcggcgaccgaacctttagaaacaaggttggggcaatctccacaacttaattggagcccCCCAAcggcaccatgaagcttcaccacaatggaatatagctccgcggtgacctcaaccgtctagggtgctcaaacacccaagagtaacaagatccgcaagggattagtgggggaatcaaatttatcttggtggaagtgtagatcggggtcttctcaaccaatccctagaaaatcaataagtttgattggctagggagagagatcgggcgaaaatggagctttgagcaacaatggagctttgaagAGAAGAGGTCAACCATAGAAGGAAGAAGACCCCCCTTTATATAGGGGATCAAGAATCCAACTGTTTTCTGCCCAGCCCGCagctaagcggtactaccgcttaggcggTACAACTCCGCACATGCCTAAGACTACACAGAGTGTAGCTACGGTAGTGCCGCTGGAGCGATACTATCGCtgacccgagcggtactaccgctttgggtcTTAGTCCTGGAGAGGCAGCGGTAGTACAGGGTGCCAGGGGTAGTAGTACCGTGCCAAGCAGTACAACCATCCTAGTGCCTCTCTACTTTCGCTTGTGGCAAAGTAGGAACAGAACCTTGCACGTAAGAAAACCCCACAAGCGGTAGTGGAGACGGTAGTATGGGCTGTAGTACcgccaaagcggtactaccgcagtaaTACCGCTCTACTACTATGAAATACAAATAGGCAACCGAAAGTTGCACGCTCATGGAAACCCTAAGCGGTACTACCACGGAagtaccagcggtactaccgtaggcacaggcggtactaccgctggcaagaTTCTGAAAACACTACTGGAAACAGAGGAAATGCTCCGGAGATGGAAGGAGGCTATGGGTGCATATGAGGCTGTGTACGTGTCGATTCCACACATACCTTTCCaaagcagaccccctcttaatagtacggctttcctatgactcaaatccatcaaaaaagaaacgtagaaaaaccgCCGTCTTCGAAAGGCTCCGAGGGGCGTCGAATCGTCTAGTGCCTagccatgagatatctgaaatgctcaatgcacacgattagtccgcaaaagcattgtcatcaatcaccagaaccacttagggagaaatatgcccttacaatctccctcgttttggtggattgatgacaatacgtgaTTTGCACAAAGAGATatataaagagcataagcaaacccaagaatctataaaatatagacaggctccccctagatgtgtgcattcaatagatgtgctttggactgcacaacacacatactaggatcgacactccccctatattttatagaccggGCAATCCTTGCAATGATATAAGGGACATTTAAGCAAGGAAATTAATAAGACAAAAGATCAAACATTCATGCACATAGAGACATAATAAGATTAACTAGggtagcatatgtcttacaccatacgatAGAGTCTCACAACAAACCAAAGCAAACGAAGGAAAAGAGTTCACAAGTAGAAACACAAAAGCAACAAGAACCAAGCTTGTGACTCAACAACACCCTGTAGAAAGACAAATCCCCGGTCCTAAACCTCTCCCCTTTGGcatagacactagtagaaaaagggggctttggtccaggccgggtaaccccattagtcccggttcagtccagaaccgggaccaatgggtgcattagtcccggttcgtgcggctaaggcattagtctcggttcacctgggccctttagtcccggttcatgccacgaaccgggactaaagggtgcgatgtccattagtcccggttggtggcaccctttagtaccggttggtgccaccaaccgggactaatggcctttgaggcattggtaccggttcatggcacgaaccggtactaaaggtccaattttcaaactcccccccccctcgtggaccgccttttcagttttagaaaaaacaaaagaaaatgatggaaatgtcaataaaataaaataaaataagtttcccatgtgatatgtggtctagttgttgggaaaatttacaaatattaatttcgactttatttacaaaatctctctggaatttgtaaaatgggcataacttttgcatacgaactcggattaaaaagttttttatatgaaaaatcatctactcgaaaagttacatccgatggagacagcctatggcctgtttgcaaatttgtagaatcctcaaattccaaaaggaaaaaaagttatgctcaaatttcagtttttttaaattttcattaaatctggtcaaactatggtcaaactacttattcaagaagtattagtgttactaaataattattcgagaatattagtgttattaaataattatttcagtttttttgaattttagtcaaatctggtcaaactatggtcaaactgtgatcaaacaatggtcaaactacttattcaagaaatattagtgttactaaataattattgttttttagaacaatagtttcaaactcaaacagtgaaatgtgtgacttcatgctcaagctaaaatcctgagggttaataggattaacatcttactattgtcaggaaaacaacgagtgcagacttggaaacgagggagaatagaacctggaagttaagcgtgctcaggccgggggagtgggaggatgggtgaccgtccgggaagttagatgatttggaatgatgtggggtgattagagattaaattgagcagtgatgagaggggtgattagagattagaggttaaaataaatcagaaatttgaaaataaaaaaaatttcaaatttttttttcaaaaaaaatcagaaaattacttttagtaccgattggtgttaccaaccgggactaaaggtggacctccaggcagcgaccacgtggagggcctttagtcccggttctggtttgaaccgggactaaagggtcagggcattagtaccgaccctttagtcccggttcaagaaccaggactaaaggcccttatgaaccaggactgcaggccctttttctactagtgagagacACCAAAAAGGGGTAGAGAGTGACCTAAGGCAACTCCATATGGCACTAGTCTCCACCCATGGACTCATCaaactcctcctcagaatcagacCCATcagcagactcctcctcagacccaTCGGACTCCTCCTTGATCTCCTAATCCTGAGCTGGAGCAGAAGTAGCAGCATTGGACTCATCTGAGTCCATCCAGTGAGAGTACGAAGAGATCCACTTGTCCTCCGGAGTGATACGGTCCTCAGAGCCATCCTGAACTGGGATCTCAAGCTTCCTCATGATCGCCTTCCTCTCCTGACGAGACTTCTTGGCATCCACATGTGCCAAGTACATCTTATGCTGAACATCGGTCTGAAGGAAAAAGAGCTTCTTCACCTTATGCTTGAGCTTGGCCGCCCAACCTGACTGTCCAGAAGAATGCTCTGTGCCGAGAGCAGGACCACCACCATCACCCTGATCCTCTCCAGAAGCTGAAGACACAACCGCCTTAGGACAAGTAGTAGAGGCCCAAAGCTCCTTCTGATGCAAGTTGAGAACATCATGAGGAGTCAAGGGTCCGTTCTCAAGTGGCACACCAGGGAAAGTGGAGCTCCAGGTAGTCTGAATCATCTTGAAGATGAAAGGAGCATAAATTGGGCAATGATCTCCATAGATAGCACTCACTAGCTCCTtccacatgacatgagagacatCCAAGATGGCATTCGTGCCCTTCTCAGAGTGGCACAACATGAGCATATCCACAAGATGGCCATGCACCATGTCCAAGTTGCCAATGCGAGAAAAGAGAGTGTGTCGAAAGATGCGATGCATAATGTCAAAGAATGGCTTAAGCTCTTTCTTGACGCCCTTCTCAGTCTTGGTGATAATTATATGAGGCTTCAGCTCATCCTTGTGAGTAGGCCCTTCCTCGTGGTGAGGATGAAGGCCAAGAGGCTTCCTCAGCCCCTCATCAGGATATCCAAGAAGTGCCATAAACGCACCCCAAGTGGTGCGCAACTtcctgccattggtcatccagatcAATGTGCGCTCTGAGTTTGTGCCATACCAGATGGTTGCAAAGAACTGAGCAACCAACTCTGCATCAAAGTCATAGTTGAAGGTCATGAGGGGCACGATGTTGAGGTATTCAAAGAGGGCACGAGCTTCTCCAAAGTAGGCCTGGTACTTCTCCATATGT
The Triticum dicoccoides isolate Atlit2015 ecotype Zavitan chromosome 3A, WEW_v2.0, whole genome shotgun sequence genome window above contains:
- the LOC119268209 gene encoding uncharacterized protein LOC119268209, yielding MGPGVAPVVGGDPVAYPGSGHRPRPREASRTLGDLSADPVQLSFVGGQAGGLTHNRATREEVIAFDGIPDPVSEGRRISSRLQEHPDVDDMQLRCALRAAKLHDIEVTTGYLQSHRVDPHVVVTHFDGGQGAFGYCVYPMGDDSTGYF